GCTCCACGGCGTTCGAAGCGCCGCCCGGTACGCCGTCGATGACGGCCCGGGCGTGCGACCCGGCGCCGCGTGGCGTGTCCCACGCCCGTCTCATCGGGTGCGCCCGATGGGGCCAGGGGATGCGCCTTTTTGCTATACCCCTCGTTCTTCCGCGTTGCGCCAGCGACGCCCCTCATTCCACTCCGCATCACCAGTAAGCAAAGGCCATGGCAAAGGAAACGTTTCAGCGCACGAAGCCGCACGTGAACGTCGGCACGATCGGCCACGTCGACCACGGGAAGACCACGCTCACGGCGGCGATCACGTCGGTGCTCTCGCTGAAGTCCGGCGGCGAGGCGCGGTCCTT
This DNA window, taken from Rhodothermales bacterium, encodes the following:
- a CDS encoding GTP-binding protein — encoded protein: MAKETFQRTKPHVNVGTIGHVDHGKTTLTAAITSVLSLKSGGEARS